Proteins from one Patescibacteria group bacterium genomic window:
- a CDS encoding VanZ family protein, translated as MISSKQKKQLLFLLLAALWGALIYYLSSTPDLSSGLPHSYDFVFRKIAHIFVFFILTYLVASSLDSKERIYLLFVIIAGVSYALIDELHQSFVSGRVGSPKDVVIDSLGVYLGIWFYKVHPPEKILKFIK; from the coding sequence ATGATTTCAAGCAAACAAAAAAAGCAACTATTATTTTTGCTTTTAGCGGCTTTATGGGGAGCTTTGATTTATTATCTTTCATCTACACCTGATTTATCTAGTGGTTTACCTCATAGCTATGATTTTGTGTTTAGAAAAATAGCCCATATTTTTGTATTTTTTATTTTGACATATTTAGTAGCTTCCAGTTTGGACAGCAAAGAGAGGATTTATCTTTTATTTGTTATAATAGCAGGTGTATCTTATGCTCTGATAGACGAACTTCATCAGTCCTTTGTAAGTGGTAGAGTGGGCAGCCCCAAGGACGTTGTCATAGACTCTTTGGGGGTTTATCTGGGTATTTGGTTTTATAAGGTACATCCGCCTGAAAAAATTTTAAAATTTATCAAATAA
- the rplT gene encoding 50S ribosomal protein L20, whose translation MPRVKRGTIHSKRRKNILKKTKGYNWGRKSKIKQAQEAILHAGKNSLRDRRKKKRVNRRLWQTKLNAALRELDWTYSKFIDALKKNNCELDRKILSEIAEKEPKIFKNIVESLK comes from the coding sequence ATGCCAAGAGTAAAACGAGGTACAATCCACAGCAAACGCAGAAAGAATATCCTTAAGAAAACCAAAGGTTATAATTGGGGTCGCAAATCCAAAATCAAACAAGCCCAAGAAGCAATACTTCATGCTGGCAAAAATAGTTTGAGAGACCGACGTAAGAAAAAAAGAGTGAATCGTCGCTTGTGGCAAACCAAATTGAATGCTGCTTTACGCGAACTTGATTGGACATATTCCAAATTTATTGATGCTCTAAAAAAGAACAACTGTGAACTAGATAGAAAGATATTGTCTGAAATTGCTGAGAAAGAACCAAAAATATTTAAGAATATTGTAGAGTCTCTAAAATAA
- a CDS encoding 50S ribosomal protein L35 encodes MKLKTKKILKKRVKLTGKKKVFIRTGGQDHFNARESSKVTKNKRRDKELSSVNTKTVKKLLPYL; translated from the coding sequence ATGAAACTCAAAACCAAGAAAATTCTCAAAAAAAGAGTAAAACTAACTGGCAAGAAAAAAGTGTTTATCAGAACCGGTGGTCAAGATCATTTTAATGCTCGCGAATCTTCGAAAGTTACCAAAAATAAAAGACGCGACAAAGAATTATCTTCAGTTAACACCAAAACTGTTAAAAAGCTTTTACCTTATCTATAA